DNA sequence from the Euwallacea fornicatus isolate EFF26 chromosome 2, ASM4011564v1, whole genome shotgun sequence genome:
agtaatttaaaaaatacgggCTCTTTGCATTAAATGTGTAGGGGGTTTGATTATAAATgctcttttgtgacttttttatatttgatttttgaaaaaaatcttcatataaaatatagaaatcaATAGAATTAAATCCACTGTTTTTGGAACATACAGAGTATCCCCAAAAAGTGTAACAACCAAACTTATGCTTTTCTAAACGGAACAACTTCTATATGGTAATTTGGTTTAATGAGATCTTGTGGACTCCACCAAAATCTAGACTCCTCACTTAATGTTTATTCAATTAGCAACTGCTACAAGTCttctgatttttaaaatgaaactacCTAAACGGTTTTGCACAATGACAAGAATTATACTGAGAAATTGGGGTTTTTGCAGtacattttgtaaatttattggcAAACAGGTAGGTACCTCGTCTCACATTCGGTTTAAGTTTTTCTACGGGACACGTTAAACATTTGAATTCAAGtatatcaaattcaaaatgtaaGATGAAGAGgaattttcatcaataaaacaaaagtactttgtgtaggtaattaaaaatttattatttgtatttataaaGGCGTCACCAATAGAAATGCAGTACCTGCaattaataggaaaaaaaattgtataaatatcCATAATCGATCAGTAAAAGTATCGCGATGATGTCATCCTGTCCTTTGTAGACACGTCATCAGTTTTTTTCATattgtaaaaatgaaaaaacaacgttttgaaagtctaatttaaattaaggcGAATAAGGTGAATAAAACGATCTTGTGGAATCAATTATTGATTGCTGGTTAAGATTTGTTAGATTTCGGGCCAAATTCAGATAGTATAATACATTCGACTGGAATAAAACTATGATCAATTTAGATGCTAGTGAGTCGTGTTGTCACGTTGTTGCTCTACGGCAATATGATAGTTTTCTGCtttatatttgataaatattttttattaccatTCAATAGAGGCTCAAATCCAAACCTTAACCAGTTATAGTATAATTACCTGAAGGAGGAATTCGTAAAGTTATATTTTCATCTCTTAAATAATCTCGGTTTAATTCACTTGTTTCATCAAACACGTCCTAAAAGATTTCTTTAAAAGTGCTTTTAACTAATCATTATTTGAATACCTACAATAACATTATATATCTCAGGTGTCTCCAGCACAATACTACCAATCGTAACGTTAAAAGGGTACTTAAAACCGTCAGTTCGATTGTTAAAAACAGCTATGGCGACACCCAAAGCAtctgtcgtttttttttccaattttttgtaCCATAATATGATATTGTCTTTCTGGAAATGAAgaattttaacattctttaaatattatttcttataataCACCAATGAACTGTATAAAGAACTTGATATTTGACTGATTCTGGTAAGAAGTTAGGTATTATACTAAAAgcattataaaatgaaaatctagccaaaaaattataataaggAAGTGAAAGCAATTATATTCAAAAGTGTCCTTCCACAAAAAAAGCCGCAACTTTCTGCTGATAGCGCTGCTTTTAGTGTTTCAAGGCCCTCAtactatttgttttttcaacaCACATTGTACTTATAAAACATAACAAAGTATTAATCATTACCTTATAGATCACAAACCCGGGATATCCAAAAGCATCCTGATTAATGCTTATggcatttttgttcaaaaggATATCCTTAAATTCCTGTTGAATGGTATCTAAATCTACTGACATAATCAATGGAGCAGCCAGTATTGACCAAATGGTCATTTGACTTTTGCTCTGTTCCAAACTTAGCCCGAAGTTCCCTATAACAAGCTGCAAAAATTTCTATGAATGAATTAAATAGTGATGGATATGATGATTTTGATTAGATAGCTCTTGATGTGATAGCAATACTTATAGGACTATTATTCAGTGGTCTATTTatgaagttaaaaatttgtataccTATACATTATGAACTTACCATATCAGGGTCATTCCAGTGACCAGGACCAACAAATGGTCTTAGACTACTTTGATAATGTATGAACCAAGTAGCAATGTCTCTTACATCCTCCCATTGATCGTTGATGTCGCCATAATTTCGCCATAAGTTGCAATATTCGACTGCCAGAGAATAATTTGCCTTAAACAGgattatgaaattttcagtgaagagtctttcttaaaaaatttcatatagcttatatatatactattattacggtaattaaaatccaaaattacCTCAAGGCCTTGGTATGCAGGAAAACTGCATGAAAACACTATTGGCCGCCCTGTAGCGTTTAAGTATTGGGACATCTGCACGTAACCTGGAACAATTATCAatacaatattaaattatttcaaatt
Encoded proteins:
- the LOC136348748 gene encoding alpha-N-acetylgalactosaminidase-like, which encodes MKIWIIPILLLTYYIFRSDSLDNGLALTPPMGWMSWERFRCLVDCETYPNECISEALFKRTADRLVKDGYLSAGYEYIIIDDCWAEKTRDENGRLQADRKRFPSGIAALADYVHDLGLKFGIYADYGNYTCAGYPGSLGYLEVDAQTFAEWGVDYLKLDGCYSETETMDEGYVQMSQYLNATGRPIVFSCSFPAYQGLEANYSLAVEYCNLWRNYGDINDQWEDVRDIATWFIHYQSSLRPFVGPGHWNDPDMLVIGNFGLSLEQSKSQMTIWSILAAPLIMSVDLDTIQQEFKDILLNKNAISINQDAFGYPGFVIYKKDNIILWYKKLEKKTTDALGVAIAVFNNRTDGFKYPFNVTIGSIVLETPEIYNVIDVFDETSELNRDYLRDENITLRIPPSGTAFLLVTPL